In Segatella copri, the DNA window CTTTCTCGTGGTTGCTCTGTAGATGACATCTACTACATGGTAGCTATCACAGCTTGCCAGGCACAGGACGCTAAGAAGGCTTAATTCAACATTCAACATTTAACATTCAACATTTAACATTATGAAAGTATTGGTTCTGAACTGCGGTAGTTCATCTATCAAGTACAAATTATATAATATGGACGATGAGTCTGTATTGGCACAGGGTGGTGTAGAGCGTATCGGTCTTGATAACGCTTTCATCAAGGTGAAATTGCCTAACGGCGAGAAGAAGCAGATCATGCACGACATGCCTGACCACAAGGAAGGTGTGAACTTCGTGTTCAAGTGCTTGCTCGACCCGGAAATCGGCGCTATCAAGGATTTGAAAGAAATCGATGCTGTAGGACACCGTGTCGTACAGGGTGGTGACAAGTTCAAGGAGAGCGTTATCGTTGACAAGAGCGTAGAGGATGGTATCGAGGAACTTTGCGACCTCGCTCCTGTTCACAACGCAGGTCACCTGAAGGGTATCCGTGCCGTTGACTCATTGATGCCTGGCACTCCTCAGGTTTGCGTATTCGACAACGCATTCCACAGCACAATGCCTGACTACGCTTACCTCTATGCAATTCCTTACGAGTTGTACGAGAAGTATCACGTACGCCGTTATGGTTTCCACGGAACATCTCACCGTTATGTTTCTAAGCGTGTTTGCGAGATTCTCGGTCTCGACCAGAACAACTCTAAGATCATCACTTGCCACATCGGTAACGGTGGCTCTGTAGCTGCTGTATTGAACGGTAAGGTATTGGATACTTCAATGGGCTTGACCCCATTGGCTGGTTTGATGATGGGTTCACGTTGTGGTGATATCGATGCTTCTGCCGTTACCTACTTGATGGAGAAGTTGAACATGAAGCCACAGGAGATGGCTGACTTCCTGAACAAGAAGAGTGGTGTGCTCGGTATTACAGGTATTTCTTCTGATATGCGCGACATCGAAAAGGCAGCTAACGAGGGTAACGAGAAGGCTCAGTTGGCTCTCCGTATGTATGAGTATCGTATCAAGAAGTACATCGGTGCTTACACAGCAGCTATGGGTGGCGTTGACGCTATCGTATTCACAGCTGGTGTTGGTGAGAATCAGACCGATCTCCGTGAGGAAGCTTGCAAGAACCTGGAGTATCTTGGCATCAAGATCAATAAGGAGGTTAACGACAAGGTTCGTGGTGAGGAAGCTATCATCTCTACTGACGACAGTAAGGTGAAGGTAGTTGTAGTTCCTACCGACGAGGAGATTGTTATCGCTCGCGATACAATGGAGTTGGTTGCTAACAAGTAATCATACGCTATATATAATAAGGTGAAGACTAGAAACATAAGTGAATGGTCTTCACCTTTTTAAATTTTTAGAATTATGAAAACAAAGATTGTAACTTTCGGAGAAATATTGCTTAGAATTTCTAAGCCTGGTTATCAACGTTTATTTCAGGGACATCATATGTTTGGCAATTATGGTGGCAGTGAGGCTAATGCAGCCATCTCTTTGGCTTATTTAGGCGATAATGTAGAGTATGTAACCCGTGTGCCATACGGTGAGATGGGTGAGGCGGCGTTGATGCATCTCAGAGAGTACGGTCTGAATGTTTCTCATGTTGTGCGTGGCGGCGAACGTCTCGGAACTTATTATTTCGAAGAGGCAGTAGCAATGCGCAATTCCCGTGTGGTTTACGACCGCAAAAATTCTTCTTTCTATACGCTGAAGCGCGGAATGGTGAAATGGGAAAAGGTGCTGGCTGATGCTGCCGTATTCCATTGTTCCGGCATTACCTGTGCTATCAGCCGCGATGCGATGGAGTCAACTATGGATGCCATCAAACTTGCTGTTTCTGACGGGTTGACCATTGCCTGCGACATCAATTACCGTAAGAATCTCTGGGGATATGGTCTGGAACCTCATGACGTGCTATTCCAGATGATGCAGTATAGCGACATCATCTTTGGTGACCAGAATGAGTGGGAGGTAGCCAGCGGTGTGCCTCATATTCCTTTCGAGGCTTTGGATGCAGACTATGAGATTGACAAGGAGGCTTATCAGAAGTATTTCCGCAAGATGCATCAGCTCTTCCCTAAGTGTAAGAAGATGCTGATGGCGGTAAGAAATCAGATTGCCAGCAGTCATCATACCTTGAGCGGCTTGCTCTATGATGCTGTAGAAGATCAGCTCTATACTACAAGAATCTATGATATTGAGCCGATTGTTGATCCGATGGGTGTAGGCGATGCCTTCGTTGCTGCCTATATTCACGCACATCAGAAGTGGGGCGACAAGAACCAGTATTGCCTGGATTTCTCGCTGTCGGCTAGTGCCATCAAGAATACGATTCCGGGCGATCAGAACCTGGTAAGTGAAGAGGAAATCATCTCGAACATGACTTCTTCGGGAGGAAGAATCCAGCGTTAAGAATAAGTAATAAGAGTACTTGGCAATAATAAAGGGCAACCTGTTTGGGCTGCCCTTTATTATTATCGTTTGTTTTGTTCTTGTTTTTTTTGCTTTTACGGTTGGCTTTCGCCTTCCACATATTCTTCCATAAACATGTGTTCGCCATCAAACACGGCATAGGTGAACTGCCATATCCAGTCGCCCAGAATCATCAGTCGGGTCTTTTTGCTCAACATCAGATCCAGTTCAATGTGGCGATGGCCGAACATGAAGTAATCTATATCCTTGTGGCCTTGCATATACTGTTTGGCAAAGCGCACCAGGAACTCCTTCTTTTCGCCCATATAAGGCTCTTCCTTTCCGTCAGCACGTTTCAGTCGGCTATGCTTAGCCCAGTTCAAGCCCAAAGCCATTCCCCAGCGAGGATGAATCGCATTAAGGAGGCGTTGGCAAGTATGATTCTGGAACATTCTTTTCAGAAACTTGAATTTCTTGTCTGGGTCACCCAGTCCGTCTCCATGTGCCAGATAGAATACTTTATCGTATATCTCTATGGTCTGAGGCTTGTAATGTACGGTAACGCCACACTCTTCCTCCAGGTAGCCATAGGTCCAAAGGTCGTGGTTACCCGTAAAGAAATGTACTTCCACTCCCATATCGGTCAACTCCGAGAGCTTACCTAAGAAGCGTGTATAGCCTTTTGGTACGACATATTTATATTCGTTCCAGAAGTCAAACATGTCACCCAGGAGATAAACTGCCGCAGCCTTCGTCTTGATGCTGTCCAGGAAACGGACCAGGCGGCGTTCTTGCATGCGGGCATGCGGAATGGCTAATGAGCCAAGGTGCGCATCTGAGAGGAAATATACATTTTTCATAAGCGATTCTTTTTAAATGAATAGTGAAGAATGAAGAGTGAAGAATTCAACGGCTTTGTCTTTATTCAAAACCGAGTTCTACGCGAGCTTCCTCGCTCATCATACTCTGATCCCAAGCCGGTTCGAATACAAGGTTCACATTGGCAGATTTTACGCCTTCCACGCTGTCTACCTTGCTTCTTACATCCTCCAGGATGAAGTCGGCAGCAGGGCATGAAGGGGCTGTGAAGGTCATGTCGAGATCTACGGTGGCATCGTCTTTCACATCTATTTTATAAATCATACCGAGGTCCCAGATGTTGACAGGAATCTCAGGGTCGTAAACGGTCTTAAGTACATCTACGATCTTTTCTTCTATCTTTGTCTTTTCTTCTTGTGTCATAATAATCTTTGTTTTTGCCTACAAAGATAATAATTATTGCAGACAAAACAAAAAGAAAAGCTGTTTTTTTCTTGCAGAAGGTCTAATATACCCCAAATAGACTACAATTTACCTTTATCGTGATATGAATAAAAGGCACCATCGGTTATGATGACATGGTCCATAAAGAAGAGACGCATGATTTCGCAGGCTTTGGCAATCTTCTGGGTAAGTACATCATCGGCTTTGCTTGGCTGAGGATTGTTGCTGGGATGATTGTGGCAGAAGGCGATAATGGTAGCGTTGTTGAGCACCGCTTCTTTTATGATGAGCCGGATGTCGGTTGCCGTTTCTGTAATGCCGCCTTTGGAGATGCAGCTCGCTTTGATGAGCTTGAAGTTCTGGTTCATCATCAGGAGCCATGCTTCCTCTGTATCTAAATCCTGCATCTTCGGAAGCATATAGTTGTAGATGGCAAGGGATGAGCCTAAGTCGGGACGTGTGCCAATCTTATCGAGAGCACGGCGCTTGCCCAGTTCGCAGGCTGCAAGAATGGTGATGGCTTTGGCGGGTCCCATTCCTTTATATTGCGTCAGTTCTCTGATGGACTTCTTTCCTAGCTGGTTCAGGTTGTTGTCGCAATCCTTCAGAATGCGTTTCATCAGGTCTACGGCACTTTCGTCAGTAGATCCCGAACCAATCAGAATACCTAAGAGCTCGGCATTGGATAAAGCTGAGGCTCCCAAGCGCTCCAGTTTCTCGCGGGGCTTGTCTTCTTCTGCCCAATTGGCAATGGTTAGTTTCTCTGCCATAATAATAACTGATTAGTAGATTATTATTGGCTTCTCTTTTTGCGGGGAAGTCTTATTTGTAGAAAGTCTTGTTGTATGCGCTGAATTCGCTCTGTCCCAGTACGCATCTCTTCCACCATGCAGAAAGAAATCCGCATCCGTAACCCATCAGCTGTGTGAAGGCAGCGCGAATGCTCAGCAAGCCTATCTTCACGCTGTGATTCTCTCTGCTGCTGTCGATAAACAGTGCGATGGTAT includes these proteins:
- a CDS encoding acetate kinase, translated to MKVLVLNCGSSSIKYKLYNMDDESVLAQGGVERIGLDNAFIKVKLPNGEKKQIMHDMPDHKEGVNFVFKCLLDPEIGAIKDLKEIDAVGHRVVQGGDKFKESVIVDKSVEDGIEELCDLAPVHNAGHLKGIRAVDSLMPGTPQVCVFDNAFHSTMPDYAYLYAIPYELYEKYHVRRYGFHGTSHRYVSKRVCEILGLDQNNSKIITCHIGNGGSVAAVLNGKVLDTSMGLTPLAGLMMGSRCGDIDASAVTYLMEKLNMKPQEMADFLNKKSGVLGITGISSDMRDIEKAANEGNEKAQLALRMYEYRIKKYIGAYTAAMGGVDAIVFTAGVGENQTDLREEACKNLEYLGIKINKEVNDKVRGEEAIISTDDSKVKVVVVPTDEEIVIARDTMELVANK
- a CDS encoding UDP-2,3-diacylglucosamine diphosphatase, with protein sequence MKNVYFLSDAHLGSLAIPHARMQERRLVRFLDSIKTKAAAVYLLGDMFDFWNEYKYVVPKGYTRFLGKLSELTDMGVEVHFFTGNHDLWTYGYLEEECGVTVHYKPQTIEIYDKVFYLAHGDGLGDPDKKFKFLKRMFQNHTCQRLLNAIHPRWGMALGLNWAKHSRLKRADGKEEPYMGEKKEFLVRFAKQYMQGHKDIDYFMFGHRHIELDLMLSKKTRLMILGDWIWQFTYAVFDGEHMFMEEYVEGESQP
- the radC gene encoding RadC family protein, which produces MAEKLTIANWAEEDKPREKLERLGASALSNAELLGILIGSGSTDESAVDLMKRILKDCDNNLNQLGKKSIRELTQYKGMGPAKAITILAACELGKRRALDKIGTRPDLGSSLAIYNYMLPKMQDLDTEEAWLLMMNQNFKLIKASCISKGGITETATDIRLIIKEAVLNNATIIAFCHNHPSNNPQPSKADDVLTQKIAKACEIMRLFFMDHVIITDGAFYSYHDKGKL
- a CDS encoding sugar kinase; this encodes MKTKIVTFGEILLRISKPGYQRLFQGHHMFGNYGGSEANAAISLAYLGDNVEYVTRVPYGEMGEAALMHLREYGLNVSHVVRGGERLGTYYFEEAVAMRNSRVVYDRKNSSFYTLKRGMVKWEKVLADAAVFHCSGITCAISRDAMESTMDAIKLAVSDGLTIACDINYRKNLWGYGLEPHDVLFQMMQYSDIIFGDQNEWEVASGVPHIPFEALDADYEIDKEAYQKYFRKMHQLFPKCKKMLMAVRNQIASSHHTLSGLLYDAVEDQLYTTRIYDIEPIVDPMGVGDAFVAAYIHAHQKWGDKNQYCLDFSLSASAIKNTIPGDQNLVSEEEIISNMTSSGGRIQR
- a CDS encoding metal-sulfur cluster assembly factor — encoded protein: MTQEEKTKIEEKIVDVLKTVYDPEIPVNIWDLGMIYKIDVKDDATVDLDMTFTAPSCPAADFILEDVRSKVDSVEGVKSANVNLVFEPAWDQSMMSEEARVELGFE